In Rhododendron vialii isolate Sample 1 chromosome 9a, ASM3025357v1, the following are encoded in one genomic region:
- the LOC131300076 gene encoding 2-isopropylmalate synthase A-like, translating into MASLFTNPAIIPVSQLTSTNPTRFLLYYNGTTAAKAPSIRSPKSSTPFTAIFCSATRRPEYIPNRIPDPHYVRVFDTTLRDGEQSPGASMTSKEKLDVARQLAKLGVDIIEAGFPAASKDDLEAVRMIAKGVGNEVDENGYVPVICGLARCNKKDIDASWEAVKHAKRPRIHTFIATSEIHMKHKLKKTKEEVIETARSMVSYARSLGCDDVEFSPEDAGRSDREFLYQILGEVIKAGATTLNIPDTVGYNMPDEFGQLIADIKANTKGIENVIISTHCQNDLGLSTANTLAGACAGARQVEVTVNGIGERAGNAALEEVVMALKCRGDQVLGGLYTGINTEQIIMSSKMVEEFSGLHVQPHKAIVGNNAFAHESGIHQDGMLKHKNTYEIISPEDIGLHRSNESGIVLGKLSGRHALRSRLLELGYDIDSKDLDDLFWRFKAVAEKKKNITDDDVMALVSDVVFQPQVVWKLGDVQVTCGTLGLPMATVRLIDANGEEHIACANGTGPIDSAYKAILLIVKVDVTLLEYSMNAVTEGIDALATTRVLIRGENNHTSTRSSGQSGEILHRTFSGTGAGMDIVVSSVRAFVNALNKMLGFNNQAGAMSNTRNSRVSA; encoded by the exons atggcATCCCTGTTCACAAACCCTGCTATCATACCAGTATCTCAGCTTACCTCTACCAACCCAACTCGCTTCCTCCTCTACTACAACGGAACCACCGCCGCCAAAGCCCCCTCAATTCGGTCACCAAAATCTTCTACCCCGTTCACTGCTATCTTCTGCTCCGCCACCCGCCGCCCGGAATACATCCCCAACCGGATTCCCGACCCCCACTATGTCCGCGTGTTTGACACCACCCTCCGCGACGGTGAGCAATCCCCAGGCGCCTCCATGACTAGCAAAGAAAAGCTCGACGTCGCCCGACAGTTGGCGAAGCTCGGGGTCGACATAATCGAGGCCGGATTCCCCGCCGCCTCCAAGGATGATCTGGAGGCTGTCAGAATGATCGCGAAGGGGGTGGGCAACGAGGTGGACGAGAATGGGTACGTGCCTGTGATTTGCGGGCTGGCGCGGTGCAATAAGAAGGATATAGACGCGTCGTGGGAGGCCGTGAAGCATGCGAAGAGGCCGCGGATCCACACGTTTATAGCGACGAGTGAGATTCACATGAAGCACAAGCTGAAGAAGACTAAGGAGGAGGTGATCGAGACGGCAAGGAGTATGGTGAGTTATGCGAGGAGCTTGGGCTGCGATGATGTTGAGTTCAGTCCTGAAGATGCTGGAAG ATCTGACAGGGAGTTTCTTTACCAGATTTTGGGTGAAGTTATTAAGGCTGGGGCTACCACTCTTAATATTCCTGATACTGTTGGGTATAATATGCCAGATGAATTTGGACAATTAATTGCTGACATAAAAGCCAACACCAAAGGAATTGAAAATGTGATTATATCGACCCACTGCCAAAATGATCTTGGGCTTTCTACTGCCAACACATTAGCG GGGGCTTGTGCAGGTGCAAGACAAGTAGAAGTAACGGTTAACGGTATTGGTGAAAGAGCTGGTAATGCTGCATTGGAGGAG GTTGTTATGGCCCTTAAATGTCGTGGAGATCAAGTGTTAGGAGGACTTTATACAGGGATCAATACAGAGCAAATTATTATGTCAAGCAAGATG GTTGAAGAGTTTAGTGGATTGCATGTACAACCACACAAGGCCATTGTCGGGAATAATGCTTTTGCGCATGAAAGTGGTATCCACCAG GATGGAATGCTTAAACATAAAAATACATATGAAATTATATCTCCTGAAGATATTGGTCTCCATCGATCTAATGAGTCTGGCATTGTCCTTGGAAAGCTCAG TGGACGCCATGCTTTAAGATCTCGACTTTTAGAG CTTGGTTATGACATTGACAGTAAGGACCTTGATGATCTCTTCTGGCGTTTCAAAGCTGTAGCAGAAAAGAAGAAG AATATTACTGATGATGATGTGATGGCACTGGTGTCTGATGTAGTTTTTCAGCCACAAGTGGTTTGGAAGCTTGGAGATGTGCAA GTTACTTGTGGAACTCTTGGTCTTCCAATGGCCACTGTTAGACTCATTGATGCAAATGGCGAAGAGCATATTGCGTGCGCAAATGGAACTGGGCCCATTGATTCTGCTTATAAGGCCATTCTCCTCATTGTTAag GTAGATGTAACCCTTCTTGAGTACTCCATGAATGCTGTAACAGAAGGTATCGATGCACTTGCCACCACACGAGTTTTAATTCGTGGGGAGAACAACCATACATCAACTCGTTCCAGCGGACAAAGTGGAGAAATTCTCCATCGTACATTCAG TGGAACCGGGGCAGGAATGGATATAGTTGTCTCCAGTGTCCGAGCTTTCGTTAATGCTTTAAACAAGATGCTAGGTTTCAATAACCAAGCTGGAGCGATGTCAAATACAAGAAATTCTCGGGTTTCAGCTTAA